The following coding sequences are from one Chelonoidis abingdonii isolate Lonesome George chromosome 4, CheloAbing_2.0, whole genome shotgun sequence window:
- the CCDC86 gene encoding coiled-coil domain-containing protein 86, with the protein MIQDKPLRTSWERKMKERQEKKIVKDFARHLQEEKQREREEKKQRREENLKRRLENERKAEIVQVIRNPLKLKRAKKKHLRRIEKRDTLALLQKRQVQRKEAKVQRKEAKE; encoded by the exons ATGATTCAGGACAAGCCGCTCCGCACCTCCTGGGAGCGAAAGATGAAAGAGCGCCAGGAGAAGAAAATAGTCAAGGATTTTGCCCGGCATCTCCAGGAAGAAAAACAGAGGGAGCGTGAG GAGAAGAAGCAGCGCCGAGAAGAGAACTTGAAACGACGCCTGGAGAATGAGCGGAAGGCGGAGATTGTACAAGTG ATCCGGAATCCGCTCAAGTTGAAGCGTGCCAAGAAGAAGCACCTGCGCCGGATCGAGAAGCGGGATACGCTGGCACTATTGCAGAAACGCCAGGTGCAGCGCAAAGAGGCCAAGGTGCAGCGCAAAGAGGCCAAGGAGTGA